The proteins below are encoded in one region of Clostridium fermenticellae:
- a CDS encoding GNAT family N-acetyltransferase yields MIRVAKADDILEIENIYNEILDYEEQTVSYTNWQKGLYPTADYAKNAIDNNTMFVGENEKGIYGCVVLNSIQPKEYDNISWITKAKPGEVMVIHTLCIRPSERGKGKARMIMEFSEKHAKEQGYKVIRLDTYEGNTPAGTLYPKLGYLYAGTTKFHFQNVIWENLKCFEKSL; encoded by the coding sequence ATGATTAGAGTTGCTAAGGCAGATGATATTTTGGAAATAGAAAATATATATAATGAAATATTGGATTATGAAGAACAAACAGTGTCTTATACTAACTGGCAAAAAGGACTTTATCCGACAGCTGATTATGCTAAAAATGCTATTGATAATAATACAATGTTTGTTGGAGAAAATGAAAAAGGAATATATGGCTGTGTAGTACTTAACAGTATTCAACCTAAAGAGTATGATAACATTTCATGGATTACAAAGGCAAAGCCAGGCGAAGTCATGGTCATTCACACTTTGTGTATTAGGCCTTCTGAAAGAGGTAAAGGTAAAGCAAGAATGATAATGGAATTTAGTGAGAAACATGCCAAAGAGCAAGGATATAAAGTTATTAGGCTTGATACCTATGAAGGTAATACTCCAGCTGGAACTCTATATCCTAAGCTTGGATACCTTTATGCAGGTACGACAAAATTTCATTTTCAAAATGTAATATGGGAGAATTTAAAGTGTTTTGAAAAATCATTATAG
- a CDS encoding DUF2164 domain-containing protein, with the protein MRGKSKIKLSEETKREMSYKIKSYFLKERDEELGDLASSLILEFVIEELAPEFYNQGVYDSYKYMGEMVDDLLSIQKY; encoded by the coding sequence ATGAGAGGAAAAAGTAAAATAAAATTGAGTGAAGAAACAAAGAGAGAGATGAGTTATAAAATAAAGAGTTATTTCTTAAAAGAGAGAGACGAAGAATTGGGCGATCTTGCTTCAAGTTTGATTTTGGAGTTTGTTATAGAAGAATTGGCACCCGAATTTTACAATCAAGGGGTTTATGATTCCTATAAATATATGGGTGAGATGGTTGATGATTTACTGTCAATTCAAAAATATTAA
- a CDS encoding TetR/AcrR family transcriptional regulator — translation MNRQPEITAQTKKEITQAFWQIYCRKPINKITVREIVTLAGYNHSTFYAHFLDVYDVLEQLENKLLPDLNSPQAQSLIEKSDIRLSVEHCSDIYKRYNKYYVVLLGPKGDPAFREKLVSIFGEFIKKHLKQPSDVSNFELDCVVTYAASSLLAVLTFYYQSKEKPSAQGIINLIIDLMNHGVAKKLGWEIAIKENS, via the coding sequence ATGAATCGTCAACCTGAAATTACTGCACAGACGAAGAAGGAAATCACACAGGCTTTCTGGCAGATATACTGTAGAAAGCCAATCAATAAAATCACTGTTCGAGAAATAGTTACTCTTGCAGGGTACAACCACAGTACTTTTTATGCTCATTTTCTGGATGTTTATGATGTTTTAGAGCAGCTTGAAAACAAATTGCTGCCTGACTTAAACAGCCCACAAGCGCAAAGTTTGATTGAAAAATCAGATATTCGACTATCTGTTGAGCATTGTTCAGATATTTATAAGCGTTATAACAAGTATTATGTAGTGCTGCTTGGCCCGAAGGGTGATCCGGCCTTTCGAGAGAAACTTGTCAGCATTTTTGGCGAATTTATTAAAAAACATTTAAAGCAGCCGTCTGATGTTTCTAACTTTGAACTAGATTGCGTAGTGACTTATGCTGCTTCCTCATTACTTGCAGTGCTGACATTTTATTATCAGAGCAAAGAGAAACCCTCTGCTCAAGGAATTATAAATTTGATTATTGATTTGATGAATCATGGTGTTGCTAAGAAGTTAGGATGGGAAATTGCTATTAAAGAAAATTCGTAA
- a CDS encoding methylated-DNA--[protein]-cysteine S-methyltransferase: MVYTTVIQTPLGMVRASAEKNALKGLWFIGQKYYPKNVELWINKPDYRIFKETDRWLKNYFSGRKNLCLPKLEPEGTKFQRDVWNVLLQIPYGKVITYGEIAKKIAELRAIGSMSAQAVGGAVGHNPISILIPCHRVIGSNGNLTGYAGGIQKKRALLMLEKAQIYNATSQENSL; this comes from the coding sequence ATGGTTTATACAACTGTAATACAGACTCCACTTGGAATGGTTAGAGCATCAGCAGAAAAGAATGCTCTTAAAGGATTGTGGTTTATTGGACAAAAGTATTATCCGAAGAATGTGGAGTTATGGATAAATAAGCCAGATTATAGAATTTTTAAAGAGACTGACAGATGGCTAAAAAACTATTTTTCCGGTAGAAAGAATTTATGCTTACCTAAGCTTGAACCTGAGGGAACAAAGTTTCAAAGAGATGTTTGGAATGTGCTTCTACAAATTCCGTATGGAAAAGTTATTACTTATGGAGAAATTGCAAAAAAAATAGCAGAGTTAAGGGCAATAGGTTCAATGTCAGCACAAGCAGTTGGTGGAGCTGTCGGACATAATCCTATATCAATTTTAATTCCATGTCATAGAGTTATCGGTTCTAATGGTAACTTAACTGGTTATGCTGGAGGAATCCAAAAAAAGAGGGCTCTTCTCATGCTTGAAAAGGCCCAAATTTATAATGCAACATCTCAGGAAAATAGTTTATAA
- a CDS encoding C1 family peptidase, which yields MIKRSYKLKPDKQDMRDKIYYSSTIEKITSLPEEVDLRKYMSPIVDQGELGSCTANAIVSGLREYLENISDEPYKQLSRLYLYWWERFIEDTVDEDSGAYLRDGMKVLKKLGASFESDYPYDINKFREEPTPKAVLNGVSYTIDEYRRIKDLDNLKIALTEKMPVVTGMKVYSSFESEDVMKTGVVPMPDITKEQLLGGHAVLAVGYNDCKSEVIMRNSWGKDWGDNGYFYLPYKYFTDDNSYIIDMWVGK from the coding sequence ATGATAAAAAGAAGTTATAAGTTAAAGCCTGATAAACAAGATATGAGAGATAAGATTTATTACTCTTCAACTATAGAGAAAATTACAAGTCTTCCTGAAGAAGTTGATCTTAGAAAATATATGTCGCCAATAGTTGATCAAGGTGAACTTGGAAGTTGTACTGCTAATGCTATTGTTTCAGGATTGCGTGAGTATCTTGAAAATATATCTGATGAACCTTATAAACAGTTAAGTCGTCTATATTTGTATTGGTGGGAGAGATTTATAGAAGATACTGTGGATGAAGATAGTGGAGCTTACCTTAGAGATGGTATGAAAGTGCTTAAAAAACTTGGAGCTTCTTTTGAAAGTGATTACCCTTATGATATTAATAAGTTTAGAGAAGAACCAACTCCTAAGGCTGTATTAAATGGAGTGTCATATACAATTGATGAGTATAGACGTATTAAAGATTTAGATAATTTAAAAATAGCCTTGACAGAAAAGATGCCAGTTGTTACAGGAATGAAGGTATACTCGAGTTTTGAATCAGAAGATGTAATGAAAACTGGAGTAGTTCCTATGCCGGATATAACAAAAGAGCAGCTTTTGGGTGGACATGCAGTATTGGCAGTTGGATATAATGATTGTAAATCAGAAGTCATTATGCGTAATTCTTGGGGTAAGGATTGGGGAGATAACGGTTATTTTTATCTTCCTTATAAGTATTTTACAGATGATAATAGTTATATTATAGATATGTGGGTTGGAAAATAA
- a CDS encoding transposase, producing MSKSYLKQLLTYINRVYDIGEKINSLKNKIIKSPAKVSTIAFVVLFGFMLQIRSFNRLEHWIEKNKFKKVLPKNTKMLRIDAVRRFLNDFDLDGLKNINKHIIKTTAKNKVFRNGTIDGLKVAAIDGVELFDSIKKSCNNCLTRVDKNGITHHFHRSVVCAMVGCDPHIVLDQEMLESQKDSSGKDEGEITAGKRLIKKLYKKYHHFADIIVADALYCNATWIKEVLSIGMNAVVRVKDERLHIVKDALALFKCREADKNWIVRKNTNIYTKIKVWEDDNFEMSDKDIKVRFLRFVEEIHTGDRIEIKEGWIITTDKFTSVESLWKIVHKRWDIENNIFHQLKTEWHLDHCFLHSPTGVETVLMFIIIAFNLMQLYFFRCIRGFREKNMLQMDIIEDIKDERFTIENNWNNPIFGKT from the coding sequence ATGAGTAAAAGTTATTTGAAACAGCTACTCACTTATATTAACAGGGTATATGATATAGGTGAAAAAATCAATAGTTTAAAAAATAAAATAATAAAATCTCCAGCAAAAGTTTCAACAATAGCTTTCGTAGTATTATTTGGATTCATGCTTCAAATAAGAAGTTTCAATAGATTAGAACATTGGATTGAAAAGAATAAATTTAAAAAGGTATTACCTAAAAATACTAAAATGCTACGCATTGACGCCGTTAGGCGTTTCTTGAATGATTTTGATCTTGATGGCTTAAAAAATATCAACAAGCACATAATAAAAACTACTGCGAAGAATAAAGTATTTAGAAATGGTACTATAGATGGTTTAAAGGTAGCTGCCATAGATGGTGTAGAACTATTTGACAGTATTAAAAAATCTTGTAACAACTGCCTTACAAGGGTTGATAAAAATGGTATAACGCATCATTTTCACAGATCAGTAGTTTGTGCAATGGTTGGTTGTGATCCACATATTGTTTTAGATCAGGAAATGCTTGAATCCCAAAAAGATAGTTCAGGTAAAGATGAAGGAGAAATTACTGCCGGCAAACGTTTAATTAAAAAGCTATATAAAAAATATCATCACTTTGCGGATATTATTGTAGCTGATGCTTTGTATTGTAATGCTACATGGATAAAAGAAGTACTCTCTATAGGAATGAATGCTGTAGTTAGAGTAAAAGATGAACGTCTTCACATTGTAAAAGACGCATTAGCTTTATTTAAATGCCGTGAGGCAGATAAGAACTGGATTGTAAGAAAAAATACAAATATCTACACAAAGATTAAGGTATGGGAAGATGATAATTTTGAAATGTCTGATAAGGATATAAAAGTAAGGTTCTTGAGGTTTGTAGAAGAAATTCATACTGGAGACAGAATAGAGATTAAAGAAGGATGGATCATAACAACAGATAAATTTACATCAGTAGAAAGCCTGTGGAAGATAGTGCATAAAAGATGGGACATTGAAAATAATATATTTCATCAACTGAAGACGGAATGGCATTTAGATCACTGTTTTCTTCATAGCCCTACGGGCGTAGAAACAGTTTTAATGTTTATAATAATAGCATTTAATTTAATGCAGTTATACTTTTTTAGGTGTATAAGGGGTTTTAGAGAAAAGAATATGCTTCAAATGGATATTATTGAAGATATAAAAGATGAAAGATTTACTATAGAAAATAATTGGAATAACCCTATATTTGGAAAGACATAA
- a CDS encoding sulfite exporter TauE/SafE family protein, with protein sequence MLKFFILIIVGFFMGMMTVAFGGGAGSVYVSILTIFFNVSPAIATSTSLATMFPTAAVSAFSHAKNSNVNYKMGWIMLAWGALGSIIGSLFSGKIPADSYNKLIGIVIILLTVMMIIRKLVPTKKEKDVVSKNKKGFVQASIFGLIGGLLSGLVGTSGTTAIIAGLTILGCSTMQVVGTSVFILAGISLVGLAVRAGVGTVDCQLAVLLAISAIVGALVGSFVLSKVIFKNKGSKNNKSIDLIIIIGNLAMGIAQLFK encoded by the coding sequence ATGTTAAAATTTTTCATACTGATCATAGTCGGATTTTTTATGGGAATGATGACAGTGGCTTTTGGCGGTGGTGCAGGTTCCGTATACGTCAGCATCTTAACTATATTTTTTAATGTTTCACCTGCAATCGCTACCTCTACTTCACTTGCAACCATGTTTCCCACCGCAGCCGTCAGTGCTTTTTCTCATGCAAAGAATTCGAATGTTAATTATAAAATGGGTTGGATCATGCTTGCATGGGGTGCCTTGGGATCCATTATTGGTTCACTGTTTTCCGGTAAGATTCCTGCAGACAGTTATAACAAATTAATTGGTATCGTCATTATTTTGCTCACCGTCATGATGATCATTAGAAAACTTGTTCCAACTAAAAAGGAAAAGGATGTTGTTTCGAAAAATAAAAAAGGGTTCGTTCAGGCTAGTATTTTCGGCTTGATTGGCGGTCTACTTTCTGGTTTAGTCGGAACAAGTGGCACCACTGCAATTATCGCCGGATTGACCATTTTAGGCTGCAGCACAATGCAGGTAGTGGGAACCTCCGTGTTTATCCTGGCAGGAATTTCTCTTGTTGGTCTTGCCGTACGAGCAGGCGTTGGTACTGTCGATTGTCAGTTAGCGGTCTTACTCGCAATCAGTGCCATTGTAGGAGCACTTGTCGGTTCTTTTGTCTTAAGCAAAGTCATTTTTAAAAACAAAGGATCTAAGAATAACAAAAGCATCGACTTAATCATTATTATTGGAAATTTAGCAATGGGGATTGCACAATTGTTCAAATAG
- a CDS encoding GNAT family N-acetyltransferase encodes MDIVYKKISEDMLDEIIELFIETFNSEPWNDNWTIQTSFKRLHPIVLTEEFLGLSAYQDNRICGFVMGFFEQYCDEKEFLIKEFAIKNTDRGRGFGSQLLMEFERRLREKGVKKITLLTLKGNLTEHFYEKNGFKTNPKMAFMDKVI; translated from the coding sequence ATGGATATCGTATATAAGAAAATCAGTGAGGATATGCTGGATGAAATTATAGAATTATTTATAGAAACTTTCAATTCAGAACCCTGGAATGACAATTGGACGATTCAGACATCTTTTAAAAGATTACATCCTATTGTTCTCACGGAAGAATTTCTTGGACTAAGTGCATATCAGGACAATAGAATATGTGGTTTTGTTATGGGATTTTTTGAACAATATTGTGATGAAAAAGAGTTTTTAATCAAAGAATTTGCCATTAAAAATACAGATAGAGGTCGGGGATTTGGTTCTCAGTTACTTATGGAATTTGAGAGAAGATTAAGAGAAAAAGGTGTAAAAAAAATAACGCTGCTTACGTTAAAAGGAAATTTGACAGAACATTTTTATGAAAAGAATGGTTTTAAAACCAATCCCAAAATGGCATTTATGGATAAAGTCATTTAG
- a CDS encoding LysR family transcriptional regulator — MDMNIQKYMAFIKTVEYGSFTKAAEMLNYSQSGISRMINDLEKEWCVSLLERRHSGVRLTSDGLKLLPFAKNVCTEYQKLQVQIEELNGLQSGLIRIGTFSSVATHWLPNIIKKFQKDYPNINYELLLGDYTEIENWILEGRVDCGFLRLPTLPEFETIFLKQDKLLVVLPENHPLVNCKYFPVKALCDYPFMLLEKSEKADVSKIFDQCEIYPKIRFTTWDDYAIMSMVESGLGISILPQLILQRIPYHVITKELEVPAYRRIGLALKNKKSTSLAVKRFLNYIKYRQPNI; from the coding sequence ATGGACATGAATATTCAAAAATATATGGCATTTATTAAGACTGTTGAATATGGCAGCTTTACAAAAGCGGCAGAGATGCTGAATTATTCCCAGTCTGGCATTAGCCGTATGATTAATGATCTAGAAAAAGAATGGTGTGTATCACTTCTTGAACGCCGACACTCTGGTGTACGATTAACTTCTGACGGTTTAAAATTATTACCATTTGCTAAAAATGTATGTACTGAATATCAGAAATTACAGGTGCAAATTGAAGAATTGAATGGATTGCAATCCGGACTTATCCGTATAGGTACATTTTCAAGTGTGGCAACCCATTGGCTCCCGAATATAATTAAAAAATTTCAAAAAGATTATCCCAACATTAATTACGAATTGCTACTTGGAGACTATACAGAAATAGAAAACTGGATTCTAGAAGGACGCGTAGATTGCGGCTTTCTTAGGCTTCCTACACTTCCGGAATTTGAAACAATTTTTTTAAAGCAGGATAAACTACTTGTGGTTTTACCCGAAAACCATCCTCTTGTTAATTGTAAATATTTCCCGGTCAAGGCATTATGTGATTACCCTTTTATGCTGCTAGAAAAGAGTGAAAAAGCAGATGTTTCAAAGATATTTGATCAATGTGAAATTTATCCTAAAATCCGTTTTACAACATGGGACGATTATGCCATTATGTCTATGGTGGAAAGCGGTCTGGGCATTAGTATTTTGCCACAACTTATTTTACAGCGTATTCCTTATCATGTTATTACAAAAGAATTGGAAGTACCTGCTTATCGAAGAATTGGATTGGCATTGAAAAATAAAAAGAGTACATCACTTGCAGTTAAACGATTTTTAAACTACATAAAGTATAGACAGCCTAATATCTAA
- a CDS encoding GNAT family N-acetyltransferase translates to MLYRKSTLEDCRIVYDLICDMENKKLPYDKFEKIYHNQNNDDHYYCLVCKQDGMVIGVLNMRFEEQLHHAERIAEILEFAVDTTHRNMGIGKEMISKSCKIAKDKGCSQIEVACNQLRKDTHRFYIREGMHNFHFKFSTQLINNDGPENILGR, encoded by the coding sequence ATGTTGTATAGAAAAAGTACTTTAGAGGATTGTAGAATCGTCTATGATCTAATATGTGACATGGAAAATAAGAAACTTCCATATGATAAGTTTGAAAAAATCTATCATAATCAAAATAATGATGATCATTATTACTGCCTTGTTTGTAAACAGGATGGCATGGTAATTGGCGTTTTGAATATGCGATTTGAAGAACAACTGCATCATGCAGAGAGAATAGCTGAAATTCTTGAATTTGCAGTTGATACTACACATCGAAACATGGGGATTGGAAAAGAAATGATTTCTAAGAGTTGTAAGATTGCAAAAGATAAAGGTTGTTCACAAATCGAAGTGGCCTGTAATCAACTGCGCAAAGATACACATCGTTTCTATATTAGAGAAGGTATGCATAATTTCCATTTCAAATTTTCAACGCAGTTAATTAATAATGATGGGCCAGAGAATATTTTAGGTAGATAA
- a CDS encoding MFS transporter codes for MNYIQKGTKEFRMASIALFAGGFNTFAILYSTQPLMPYLAKEFAISPTVASLSLSVTTCVLAVSMLIFGSLSEVLGRKPIMSFAIFTSSILAVLTAFVPNFYSLLILRGLQGFVLAGLPAIAMAYISEEIDKASLGMVMGLYISGNSIGGMSGRIIIGVITGFFNWRIALACVGVLGLLASVIFWIKLPASKHFRPRSFEINELLKSMGSHLKNPDLICLYCIGFLIMGSFVALYNFIGFQLVEPPYSLSSALVSFIFVIYVVGTFSSTFMGHLADNHGEYKVLCTALLTMFVGIIITLNMKLVLKIIGIALLTFGFFGCHSIISSWIGKIATHDKAQASSLYLLFYYVGSSVGGTAGGTFWSSYGWHGVVAMIVCFLVLAFFISIRLSSITRVVNIQNHR; via the coding sequence ATGAATTACATTCAAAAAGGTACAAAGGAATTTCGTATGGCTAGTATTGCCTTATTTGCGGGAGGCTTTAATACTTTTGCCATCTTATATAGCACACAACCTTTAATGCCGTATCTAGCGAAAGAATTTGCTATTTCGCCAACTGTGGCTAGTTTATCATTATCGGTGACAACTTGTGTTTTAGCAGTAAGCATGTTGATTTTTGGCTCATTATCAGAAGTACTGGGACGGAAACCAATAATGTCATTTGCCATATTTACATCATCAATTCTGGCGGTGTTAACTGCATTTGTTCCTAATTTTTATAGTTTACTTATACTGAGAGGCTTACAGGGTTTTGTTTTGGCAGGATTACCGGCAATTGCTATGGCTTATATAAGCGAGGAAATTGATAAGGCAAGCCTGGGTATGGTTATGGGATTGTACATCAGTGGAAATTCTATTGGTGGAATGAGCGGGCGTATTATTATTGGAGTTATTACTGGTTTCTTTAATTGGAGAATTGCATTAGCCTGTGTAGGGGTTTTGGGACTTTTAGCCAGTGTTATATTTTGGATCAAGCTACCGGCATCCAAACATTTTAGGCCACGTTCTTTTGAAATAAATGAATTACTAAAATCTATGGGCAGTCATCTGAAGAATCCTGATTTGATTTGCTTATATTGTATTGGTTTTTTGATTATGGGAAGTTTTGTTGCTTTGTATAACTTTATTGGTTTTCAGCTAGTTGAACCTCCATATAGCCTTAGTTCAGCTTTAGTTAGTTTTATTTTTGTTATTTATGTTGTCGGAACATTTAGCTCTACTTTTATGGGACATCTGGCAGATAATCATGGGGAATATAAAGTTCTTTGTACTGCGCTTTTAACAATGTTTGTTGGGATAATTATAACATTGAATATGAAACTGGTATTAAAAATTATTGGCATTGCCCTTTTGACGTTTGGTTTCTTTGGATGTCATTCGATTATTAGCAGTTGGATTGGTAAAATAGCAACGCACGATAAGGCACAAGCTTCATCGTTATACTTGCTGTTTTATTATGTAGGCTCTAGTGTTGGAGGAACTGCAGGTGGAACCTTCTGGTCGTCTTATGGATGGCATGGAGTTGTTGCCATGATTGTATGCTTTTTAGTATTAGCTTTCTTTATCTCGATTCGACTGTCATCAATTACAAGAGTTGTTAATATACAAAATCACAGATAA
- a CDS encoding L-dopachrome tautomerase-related protein, with protein MLLSWNRLNWNFPDEAMKYQFEANQYWKHAIPTGVKIDKNGTIYVAVPRWSEGIPATMNRVVVKDGKAILDAFPSWKWNQAGNIDLLQSVMGYEIDECNRMWILDQGKIAYAPSKPGSQKLIIWDLNSNKMIDCIRIPDKIASYRTSFLNDIVVDNKNGFAYITDSGNGWPNHPIVGGIIVYNMKTKTFRRVLDQNFSTQDFPNFQFDIDNRPVNNKFGVDGIAMSADRSTLYYSPLTGRNLYAIDTMVLRDYTIPLEEISCHVQSLGSKSTTTDGMCADNNGNVFYTMLEGKGIGFYNSRNGQFHKIISEDRMVWVDGVSFDQKGSIIFNNNRFNQVYENPQTQIDWSYPYNLVIWRAFLDKNIKSYLYGSSSQCY; from the coding sequence ATGTTACTGTCCTGGAACCGATTGAACTGGAATTTCCCGGATGAAGCTATGAAGTATCAGTTTGAAGCAAATCAATATTGGAAACATGCTATCCCTACAGGGGTAAAGATAGACAAAAATGGTACCATATACGTTGCGGTACCTCGTTGGTCTGAGGGAATTCCTGCAACTATGAATCGTGTTGTGGTAAAAGACGGAAAAGCAATTCTTGATGCATTTCCTAGTTGGAAATGGAATCAGGCTGGAAATATTGATTTACTGCAATCAGTCATGGGATATGAAATAGATGAGTGCAACAGAATGTGGATTTTAGATCAGGGAAAGATTGCATATGCACCTTCTAAACCTGGTTCTCAAAAATTAATAATATGGGATTTGAATTCCAATAAAATGATTGATTGTATAAGAATCCCGGATAAAATAGCGTCTTACCGAACATCTTTTTTAAATGATATCGTTGTGGACAATAAAAATGGCTTTGCCTATATTACTGACTCAGGAAATGGATGGCCAAATCATCCGATTGTAGGTGGAATTATCGTTTATAATATGAAAACGAAAACTTTCAGGCGTGTACTTGATCAAAACTTCAGTACACAGGATTTTCCTAACTTCCAGTTTGATATTGACAACAGACCGGTAAATAATAAATTTGGTGTAGATGGTATTGCCATGTCGGCAGATCGATCTACTCTTTATTATAGTCCACTAACAGGCCGAAATTTATATGCCATTGACACAATGGTACTACGCGATTACACAATACCTTTAGAAGAAATTAGCTGCCATGTTCAATCACTTGGAAGCAAAAGTACGACAACTGACGGCATGTGCGCCGATAATAATGGAAATGTTTTTTATACTATGTTGGAAGGTAAAGGTATTGGATTCTATAATTCCAGGAATGGTCAATTTCATAAAATTATCTCTGAGGACAGGATGGTATGGGTAGATGGTGTGTCTTTCGATCAGAAAGGATCTATCATCTTTAACAATAACCGCTTTAATCAGGTTTATGAAAATCCTCAGACCCAAATTGATTGGAGTTATCCTTACAATCTGGTTATCTGGAGAGCCTTCCTTGATAAGAATATAAAATCTTATTTGTATGGATCATCATCACAATGCTATTAG
- a CDS encoding prolyl-tRNA synthetase associated domain-containing protein, with amino-acid sequence MPVEFSREGNEINMFYVSDIYTTPPNKFDTLLQKKTYEVLQSLHIPFERVDTDKAITMEDCVQIDKKLDMKMVKTLFLCNRQQTVFYMFITTGDKKFKSKDFSNALGVARVSFAPADLMERMLGTEIGAATVFSAILDNNSTVQIIFDKDVVNEEWYGCSDGTTTSYMKIKTEQIIYNFLPFVKHTLSVIEM; translated from the coding sequence ATGCCTGTAGAGTTTTCAAGAGAAGGGAATGAAATAAACATGTTTTATGTAAGTGATATTTATACAACGCCGCCAAACAAGTTTGACACCCTACTGCAAAAGAAAACATATGAAGTATTACAAAGCTTACATATTCCGTTTGAACGTGTTGATACAGATAAAGCAATTACGATGGAGGATTGCGTTCAAATTGATAAGAAATTAGATATGAAGATGGTAAAAACTTTGTTTCTTTGCAACCGACAGCAAACAGTTTTTTATATGTTCATTACAACAGGTGATAAGAAGTTCAAATCAAAGGATTTCAGTAATGCATTAGGAGTAGCACGTGTTTCCTTTGCTCCTGCAGATTTAATGGAAAGGATGTTGGGAACTGAAATCGGTGCGGCAACTGTTTTCAGTGCCATACTTGATAACAATAGTACTGTACAAATTATTTTTGATAAAGATGTTGTTAACGAAGAATGGTATGGGTGCAGCGATGGTACAACTACTAGTTATATGAAAATCAAAACGGAACAAATTATTTACAATTTTTTGCCTTTTGTGAAGCATACGTTATCTGTTATTGAGATGTGA
- a CDS encoding TetR/AcrR family transcriptional regulator, with the protein MYRGTMENKRVKRETIEALFTLLKKKGFSEITVSDIIKEAGVARSTYYRNFKTIEEIIELYIESLHDELRSVTPYADSNSIYLKENLITAFNHSFTCGLKNKSYLLALYHNGFGSMIQDIFNKYGEEMMGGMSYRSIDRYLLYFMTGAILNVLIQWLEDGAKESPLEISKTVVAMLMENVIEKLDRYEISKE; encoded by the coding sequence ATGTATCGCGGAACCATGGAAAATAAACGAGTAAAACGTGAAACCATAGAAGCATTATTTACTCTTTTGAAAAAGAAAGGTTTCTCGGAAATTACAGTTTCCGATATTATCAAGGAAGCTGGCGTTGCCAGATCCACCTATTATCGTAATTTTAAAACAATTGAGGAAATCATTGAATTATATATAGAATCGCTGCATGATGAACTCCGCTCAGTCACCCCCTATGCTGACAGCAACAGCATATATCTGAAAGAAAATCTGATTACAGCTTTTAACCATTCCTTTACCTGTGGTCTTAAAAATAAATCCTATCTGCTGGCTTTATATCACAATGGTTTTGGCAGCATGATTCAGGACATTTTTAATAAATACGGTGAAGAAATGATGGGTGGAATGTCCTATCGTTCCATTGACCGTTACCTGTTATATTTTATGACCGGAGCAATCCTCAATGTACTGATTCAATGGTTGGAAGATGGTGCAAAAGAATCTCCATTAGAGATTTCCAAAACTGTCGTAGCTATGTTAATGGAGAATGTGATTGAAAAGTTAGATAGGTACGAAATCAGTAAGGAATAA